Proteins found in one Streptococcus criceti HS-6 genomic segment:
- a CDS encoding transglutaminase-like domain-containing protein gives MLVLANEFQEYLKFSNYINGDHILIQEKVQELEKLAVDKIDFIRRAYHFVRDEIAHSWDIKDKIVTVTASQVLKEGAGICYAKSNLLAALLRAASIPVGICYQRLTLGDTPESGYCVHALNAVYIAELNKWVRMDARGNKGNVHAEFSIDKEILAFNIRPEYDEKDYPNLYAEPLPDLMAVLENSDDAIDMYLHHLPEKI, from the coding sequence ATGCTTGTTTTAGCTAATGAGTTTCAAGAATATCTAAAATTTTCAAACTATATCAATGGCGATCATATCCTTATACAGGAAAAGGTGCAAGAATTAGAGAAGTTAGCTGTTGATAAAATTGATTTTATTCGAAGAGCCTATCATTTTGTGAGGGATGAAATCGCTCATTCTTGGGATATTAAGGATAAAATAGTGACGGTAACAGCCTCTCAAGTGCTTAAAGAAGGTGCTGGTATCTGCTACGCAAAATCAAATCTATTAGCAGCACTGTTGCGAGCAGCCTCGATTCCAGTTGGTATCTGTTACCAACGACTTACGTTGGGAGATACTCCAGAGAGTGGCTATTGCGTCCATGCTTTAAATGCTGTTTACATAGCAGAGCTTAACAAATGGGTGCGTATGGATGCCAGAGGAAATAAAGGAAACGTGCACGCCGAATTTTCAATAGATAAAGAAATTTTAGCATTTAACATCAGACCTGAATATGATGAAAAAGATTATCCTAATCTTTATGCTGAACCTCTCCCAGATCTGATGGCGGTTTTAGAAAATAGCGATGATGCTATTGACATGTATCTACATCACCTACCTGAGAAGATTTAA
- a CDS encoding class I SAM-dependent methyltransferase yields MSTIINYLIEQSKSPAGLGGRILTKIWSTYFQKLSLWTLNLTTIPQSARILDIGFGGGINIQNLTSMTEKSTIHGIDISREAYKQASKVNRQLIQKGQVHLSLADVTRLPFPDQCFDLIVATQTHIYWDELAKGLAECARVLRKEGKLLISSEKDKINYHLPAYSDPNDFVALLNQQGFTKITIKDTPSYIGFICQKKQS; encoded by the coding sequence ATGTCCACTATTATCAATTATTTAATAGAACAAAGCAAAAGTCCTGCTGGCCTTGGTGGACGTATCCTCACTAAAATCTGGTCAACTTATTTTCAAAAACTGAGCCTTTGGACGCTGAATTTAACGACTATACCACAAAGCGCTAGAATTCTTGATATCGGCTTTGGCGGCGGCATTAACATCCAAAACCTAACTTCAATGACTGAAAAATCAACAATTCATGGCATTGACATTTCTAGAGAAGCCTATAAACAAGCGAGCAAAGTGAATCGGCAACTCATCCAAAAAGGACAAGTTCACCTCAGTCTAGCCGATGTCACTAGACTCCCTTTTCCAGATCAATGTTTTGACCTCATTGTGGCGACACAGACCCACATCTATTGGGATGAACTCGCTAAAGGTCTGGCAGAATGCGCACGCGTTTTAAGAAAAGAGGGGAAACTCCTTATCAGCAGCGAAAAGGACAAAATCAATTATCATTTACCGGCCTACAGTGATCCAAACGACTTTGTTGCTCTACTAAACCAACAAGGTTTTACCAAAATTACCATTAAAGATACCCCATCCTATATCGGTTTTATTTGTCAGAAAAAACAGAGCTAG
- a CDS encoding DUF554 domain-containing protein: MPLGVIVNSLSIILGGLLGGLFGHHLDDTFKEKMNMIFGVCSMGMGITSITKMSYMPAVVFAVVLGTIVGLLLDFDRLLFKGGFIMQRYMSKVFPKQPDMPRKQFLNALVTVIVLFCASGTGIYGSLVNGMTGDASILISKSILDFFTAAIFACNLGYVVAAIALPQFVIFTALFYLAGIIVPLTTPAIIGDFTACGGFLMVATGFRIIQVKMFPTADMIPAMVLVMPISWFWITLILPLL, translated from the coding sequence ATGCCTCTTGGCGTTATTGTAAACAGTCTGTCCATTATTTTAGGCGGTCTTTTAGGCGGTTTATTTGGTCATCATTTGGATGATACCTTCAAAGAGAAGATGAATATGATTTTTGGGGTATGTTCCATGGGGATGGGGATTACCTCCATCACCAAAATGTCCTATATGCCTGCCGTTGTTTTTGCGGTTGTTTTGGGGACCATCGTTGGTCTCCTCCTTGATTTTGATCGTCTGCTTTTTAAGGGTGGATTTATCATGCAACGCTACATGTCTAAAGTTTTTCCCAAACAACCCGATATGCCTAGGAAGCAATTTCTCAATGCCCTTGTAACCGTCATCGTTCTCTTTTGTGCCAGCGGGACTGGTATCTATGGGAGTTTGGTCAACGGAATGACAGGAGATGCCTCTATTCTGATTTCTAAATCTATTCTGGATTTTTTCACAGCAGCAATCTTTGCTTGCAACTTAGGATATGTAGTGGCTGCTATCGCTCTGCCTCAGTTTGTTATTTTCACTGCTCTCTTTTATTTAGCCGGTATCATTGTTCCCTTAACAACACCAGCGATTATCGGCGATTTTACAGCCTGCGGTGGTTTTCTCATGGTAGCGACAGGGTTTCGGATTATTCAGGTCAAGATGTTCCCGACCGCTGATATGATCCCGGCCATGGTTTTAGTCATGCCTATCAGTTGGTTTTGGATAACCCTTATTTTGCCTCTTTTGTAG
- a CDS encoding 8-oxo-dGTP diphosphatase, whose product MSRASQVILTNMCLIEDGKGNIVMQIRDPRRYSWSGAALPGGHVEGKESFHDSVVREIREETGLTVENPRLVGLKNWHTEEGIRYIVFLYKAESYFGHLHSSDEGEVRWVNRQELPEMDLAYDMLALLRVFDETDLSEYFYHDKIDGEWQKKFY is encoded by the coding sequence ATGTCTCGTGCTTCTCAAGTTATTTTAACCAATATGTGCCTAATTGAAGATGGCAAGGGCAATATTGTCATGCAAATTCGTGATCCCAGGCGCTATTCTTGGTCAGGAGCTGCCCTGCCTGGTGGTCATGTAGAAGGTAAGGAGTCTTTTCATGATTCGGTAGTACGAGAAATCCGGGAAGAAACAGGTTTGACTGTGGAGAACCCTCGTCTGGTTGGTTTGAAAAATTGGCACACTGAGGAAGGCATTCGCTATATTGTTTTCCTCTATAAGGCTGAATCCTATTTCGGCCATCTGCATTCCTCTGATGAGGGAGAAGTTCGTTGGGTGAATCGTCAGGAACTGCCAGAGATGGACTTGGCTTATGATATGCTGGCTTTGCTCAGGGTCTTTGATGAAACAGACCTGTCGGAATATTTTTATCACGATAAAATTGATGGCGAGTGGCAGAAGAAGTTTTACTAA
- a CDS encoding transporter substrate-binding domain-containing protein: MSIKKIVTVALLALMSVSLVACSQSSKSAKEDTSLSDVQKRGTLVVATSPDFAPFEFKRLVNGKDTVAGVDVELSKEIAKELGVDVHFLTVSFTNVLGSVSIGKADYGISGISVTEERKKALEFTEPYFESKNVVIIRKADLAKYTSVDSFAGKSVSAQKGTIQEGVLADQIPKASAVSLTQNSEGVNELKSGQIEGIVMESAIAQGYVSSNDDLTVANITLKKVDGSSYAIALPKGSIALRNRINGIIKKLKKEGKIDDYVKKANQESEAGK, encoded by the coding sequence ATGTCAATTAAAAAAATAGTTACAGTTGCCCTGCTGGCCTTAATGTCAGTCAGTTTGGTAGCTTGTTCGCAGTCATCAAAATCGGCTAAGGAGGACACTTCTCTGTCGGATGTTCAGAAGCGAGGCACACTAGTTGTTGCCACCAGTCCTGATTTTGCGCCTTTTGAGTTTAAACGATTGGTCAACGGTAAGGATACAGTGGCTGGCGTTGATGTTGAGCTTTCTAAGGAAATTGCTAAGGAATTGGGTGTCGATGTTCATTTTTTAACAGTGTCTTTCACGAATGTTTTGGGAAGTGTATCTATTGGTAAGGCTGATTACGGGATCTCAGGGATTTCTGTCACTGAAGAACGTAAAAAAGCTCTTGAATTTACGGAACCGTATTTTGAGTCTAAAAATGTGGTGATTATTCGCAAGGCTGATTTGGCTAAATATACTTCGGTTGACAGCTTTGCTGGAAAATCTGTTTCTGCGCAAAAGGGTACTATCCAAGAGGGGGTGCTAGCTGATCAAATTCCAAAGGCTTCTGCTGTCTCTCTTACTCAAAATAGCGAGGGTGTTAATGAGTTGAAGAGCGGTCAAATCGAGGGTATCGTCATGGAGAGCGCCATTGCTCAAGGGTATGTTTCCAGCAATGATGATCTTACTGTTGCCAATATTACTCTCAAAAAAGTTGATGGTTCTTCCTATGCTATTGCCCTACCAAAGGGATCAATAGCTCTGCGTAACCGCATCAACGGTATCATCAAGAAACTGAAAAAGGAAGGCAAGATTGATGATTATGTTAAGAAGGCTAATCAAGAATCGGAAGCTGGAAAATAA
- a CDS encoding IS30 family transposase, with product MQNYYTPKSKHLTLTERRIIERWLQEGLSNREIARRLAKAPQTIHNEVKRGQVRQQVRKGKFEVIYSADFAQKAYQNNRKRSVKQVSLTKGLKEKITHYIKQKYSPEMIVKAKGLPVPISTIYYWIHHGHLGLTKADMLYPRKEKTKKKHASPNFKPAGKSIEERPESINKRENVGDFEIDTVIQTRAKNECLLTLTDRKSRYQIIRLIPDKSTSSVNQALKAILRDYQINSITADNGAEFSRLAEVFDPAHIYYAHPYSSWERGTNENHNRLIRRWLPKGSKNATQQQVAFIENWINNYPKKLFNYKSPKEFLQTG from the coding sequence ATGCAAAACTATTATACACCAAAAAGTAAACATTTGACACTAACTGAACGTAGAATAATTGAACGTTGGCTTCAAGAAGGGCTCTCAAATCGTGAAATCGCTAGGAGATTGGCTAAAGCTCCTCAAACCATTCACAACGAAGTCAAACGTGGTCAGGTTAGACAACAAGTGCGTAAAGGAAAATTTGAGGTGATCTACTCAGCTGACTTCGCCCAAAAAGCCTATCAAAACAATCGTAAACGTTCTGTTAAACAAGTCTCCCTGACCAAGGGACTCAAAGAAAAGATAACTCACTACATCAAACAGAAATATTCTCCTGAGATGATAGTAAAGGCAAAAGGATTACCTGTTCCCATCTCCACTATTTACTACTGGATTCATCATGGACACTTAGGATTGACTAAAGCTGACATGCTTTATCCTCGCAAGGAGAAAACTAAGAAAAAGCATGCCAGTCCCAACTTTAAGCCAGCTGGAAAGTCTATCGAGGAACGACCAGAAAGCATTAACAAGCGTGAGAATGTTGGTGATTTTGAAATTGATACGGTTATTCAAACTCGGGCAAAAAACGAGTGCCTGTTGACTCTAACGGATAGAAAGAGTCGTTATCAAATCATTCGACTCATTCCCGATAAGTCCACGTCTTCAGTCAATCAAGCTCTGAAAGCAATCCTCAGGGATTATCAAATTAACTCTATCACAGCTGATAACGGGGCTGAATTCAGTCGTTTAGCAGAAGTTTTTGACCCTGCTCATATCTACTATGCCCACCCCTATTCTTCTTGGGAGCGTGGAACTAATGAGAATCATAATAGACTCATCCGGCGCTGGTTGCCTAAGGGAAGCAAAAATGCGACTCAACAACAAGTCGCATTTATTGAAAACTGGATTAACAACTATCCAAAGAAACTATTCAATTATAAATCTCCTAAAGAGTTTTTACAGACTGGCTAA